Proteins encoded together in one bacterium window:
- a CDS encoding FAD-dependent oxidoreductase: MKRDLARMESETHDVLVIGGGIVGAAVAHDAALRGFSVALVERDDFCGATSAANAKIIHGGFRYLGQLDAAHVKQFVRERRALETIAPHLVEPVRFVLPIFKDGALGAFFTRVEMTIYDRLSGDKARLDDLDRRLSQGYFVERDEIRVMEPHLDSEMLDGAIVYQECRVWSPERLVLEFLAAACGNRAHVANYAEVKELLVESKTIKGARVIDRLTGGAHDVKARVTINCAGPFADDILDLANAVGDVETGYSQGLNVITRAVTSGHGVTTRTPDGRPLFVVPWRGMSVIGTHDMPLVDGVSSFRVTPNDVHRLLTDLHTALPMMDVSINDVTWAFGGVRPTVTPSGKARGRYAVVDHRANMGPHGFLTALGGDFTNSRAL, translated from the coding sequence ATGAAGCGCGATCTGGCGCGCATGGAAAGCGAAACGCACGACGTTCTCGTCATCGGCGGGGGCATCGTCGGGGCGGCGGTGGCGCACGACGCCGCGCTACGCGGATTTTCGGTGGCGCTCGTGGAGCGCGACGATTTCTGCGGCGCGACAAGTGCCGCGAACGCGAAGATCATCCACGGCGGGTTCCGCTATCTCGGCCAGCTCGACGCGGCGCACGTCAAGCAATTCGTCCGCGAGCGCCGCGCGCTCGAGACCATCGCGCCGCATCTGGTCGAGCCGGTGCGTTTTGTCCTGCCGATCTTCAAGGACGGCGCACTCGGCGCGTTTTTCACACGCGTGGAGATGACGATCTACGACCGCCTCTCGGGCGACAAGGCGCGCCTTGACGATCTCGATCGCCGACTCTCGCAAGGATACTTCGTCGAGCGCGACGAGATCCGCGTGATGGAGCCGCATCTCGATTCCGAAATGCTCGATGGCGCGATCGTCTATCAGGAATGCCGCGTCTGGAGCCCCGAGCGCCTGGTGCTCGAATTTCTTGCCGCGGCCTGCGGCAATCGCGCGCACGTGGCGAATTACGCCGAGGTCAAGGAACTGCTCGTCGAGAGCAAGACGATCAAGGGCGCGCGCGTGATCGATCGCCTGACCGGCGGCGCGCACGACGTCAAGGCCCGCGTCACGATCAACTGCGCGGGGCCGTTCGCGGATGACATTCTCGATCTGGCGAACGCCGTCGGCGACGTCGAAACCGGATATTCGCAAGGCCTCAACGTCATCACCCGGGCGGTAACGTCGGGCCATGGGGTCACGACGCGCACGCCCGACGGCCGGCCGCTTTTCGTGGTGCCCTGGCGCGGGATGTCCGTCATCGGAACGCACGACATGCCGCTTGTCGACGGCGTTTCGTCCTTCCGCGTGACGCCCAACGACGTGCATCGCCTGCTGACGGACCTGCACACGGCGCTGCCGATGATGGACGTGTCGATCAACGACGTGACCTGGGCCTTCGGGGGCGTGCGTCCAACGGTGACGCCAAGCGGCAAGGCTCGCGGCCGATACGCCGTCGTCGATCATCGCGCGAACATGGGGCCGCACGGTTTCCTGACGGCGCTCGGCGGTGACTTCACAAACAGCCGCGCCCT